TATATTGATCTGCAGTCACGTAGCATAAGTACGCACGCACAATACTATATTAAAGAGTCAAAACTACCTTTCCACAGTTCCTCAGGGAAATTCCCAGGAGTTAGTTTGAGGTACGATTTAAGAGATTCACGTTTGTTTCTTGTTTTGCGCTTCCTATCAGAAAATCTCTCAATCTCTTTGTCGTCATTTTCTGAAAAGATAACGAGCAGTAAGTGACCATATAGAATCTAACAAAAAAAGAAGCAAAACCAGAACATTGTAACCCGGAAAGATGATGTGAGTCTCGTTATTTATAGGCCATATATAACAAGATAATGAGATGGAATTGAGAAGCAATGTATTAGATTGCGCGGAAAGAGGAAATGAGGATCGATAACAGGTTTGTTCACTGTACTTTTCTTGGGGACATCCGGCTCTAGATGGTAGCAAGAATTCCTAATGAACTCCTCGAGCTTCAGGGTGGACAGTATCAGAGCCTTCTCCTCGGCTGTGGCCGCGAACTTCGTCTCGGGCAGAGGGATCTCCTGCACGGGACGAGCGTCAAACACCCGGTGTGTGAATCCCGAACCTCAATAGGTGGTGGCTATAGAAAAGGGGGAGGAGCGGAGGGGAGTGGCTGTACCGGGAAGTTCTCGTGGGGCTCGTGCTTCCCATTGAAGTTGAAATTGGAGGACCCGTAGCCTCCGCGGCCGCCTGTCCCGCCTCtgcctcctcctctccctccgCGGCCTCGGAACGACATCCTGGGGAGCCCGAAGCCGCGCCTCTCGGTAGAAGATGGAGGTGTTACGGGGGCACCAGATTAGGGGGGAAACGAGCTGTGATCGACGGGGGTCGGTGGGGGTGAGTCTCGCCGTCGTCGTCAGTGTCGGCGGTGGCCGGAGGAGAGACAGACGGCTAGGGCAGGGGTGAGCGCCGACGCGGCGGTTGATTCGGTGCGAGGAAAGCGAGAGAAGCCCAGCCCAGTGTGCCGCCGGCGAAGGGACAGGGCAGGGATGGTGCGCGGCCCG
This region of Lolium perenne isolate Kyuss_39 chromosome 2, Kyuss_2.0, whole genome shotgun sequence genomic DNA includes:
- the LOC127332700 gene encoding uncharacterized protein; its protein translation is MSFRGRGGRGGGRGGTGGRGGYGSSNFNFNGKHEPHENFPEIPLPETKFAATAEEKALILSTLKLEEFIRNSCYHLEPDVPKKKNDDKEIERFSDRKRKTRNKRESLKSYLKLTPGNFPEELWKDSTRAQPVSKKLRWDKDADDKTFEVFEKLEAQHKAGENKAEKDGEDEDDEEEEEEVEEEESSDDDYNQNIEFDDDDDDWNQEEEAQEDYYE